ATAACGATAAACTAAGAAAATATATAGATATTGAGTTTTTGCCAAAACTTAGAGATTTTGAAATAGCAGTAAATTCCAAAGTCCCTCACGATCTTTTGCTTCATCCTTTAAGAGTCGCGTTTTTAAAAGTATCTGTTATAAGAAATGGAAAAAAAGTTTTTGAGAAAAAAGAGACTTTTGTAAGAGTAATAGGGGCCGACGGAAAACCCACACCTCCTTGGCTAGCAAAAGAGGTTGTAAAAGACACGATGATAAAAGAGAATGAAAAGAGAGTCTTAAAATATGGCTTTAAACTACAAAAAGGAGATAAGATCGTAGCCGTATTAGGATACAAGTTGGTAAAACCTCCGATGGTTAAAAAACTCAAACTTGAAAATGTGGAAGTTGCAAATAAACCGTTTATATTGAAAAAAGAGGTGTTTAAATTTTAAACTTATAAACAAGGAGACAAAAATTTATTTTTACTTTGTCTCCTTCTTTCTAATAAAAAAATATAAACTTGTGGCAAATATCGATCCCAACCCGTCAGATAACATATCTTTTTGAGCGTCCCAAATATCTCCTTGAGCACTCACATAATCTAGTCCCGCTTCAGGGTCCATATATATAACCGCTAACCACTCAATGATCTCATATATGGCCGCAACCGTAAAAATAGAAAATATAGGAAACAAAAACATAATAACATTTGAATTAACGAGTTTTTTTCTATCTAAAAACTCAGCTATTGCATAAGCGTAAAAACCCACGCTAAAATGGGCTATACGATCATAATTGTTTCTCTCCCAGCCAAAAAGATTGTTGACAAAATCAAAAGGAA
This Nitrosophilus labii DNA region includes the following protein-coding sequences:
- a CDS encoding DUF2238 domain-containing protein, encoding MIVLDSSVIKKFFPHILLIIYVVLFLLCSVNPKDKTVWIAENLTVLLVVLPLVFTYKKFRFSNIAYFLMSIWIYMHTIGGHYTFKDVPFDFVNNLFGWERNNYDRIAHFSVGFYAYAIAEFLDRKKLVNSNVIMFLFPIFSIFTVAAIYEIIEWLAVIYMDPEAGLDYVSAQGDIWDAQKDMLSDGLGSIFATSLYFFIRKKETK